The Methylacidimicrobium sp. B4 genome contains a region encoding:
- a CDS encoding DUF1697 domain-containing protein, translating to MSKTATWIARLRGVNVGGRNRLPMASLVPELEKIGRSPMQSYLQSGSLLFAAPVSQHCFSPR from the coding sequence ATGAGCAAGACCGCAACCTGGATCGCACGGCTCCGAGGCGTGAACGTCGGCGGCAGGAACCGGCTGCCGATGGCCTCGCTCGTTCCGGAGCTCGAGAAGATCGGGCGATCGCCGATGCAGAGCTACCTCCAGAGCGGGAGTCTGCTGTTTGCGGCCCCGGTTTCCCAGCACTGCTTCTCTCCACGGTGA
- a CDS encoding HNH endonuclease — translation MRSAFLAFAFLIALGCEAMADPPILPDPKLTPGDTFPVSRADLCVPGYAKKVRDVPWAEKRELLRRYGVPLADRSSYEIDHLIPLSLGGSNSIRNLWPQSRRTQPWNAGKKDFLEDRLHQLVCSGKVDLAEAQKAISTNWIDAYQKYIGQGGGRRKERSRVGEPPGARAGQGSLVWVNTSSGAYWKPGSSFYGKTRRGQYMSEEEAKAKGFHPAHGTGE, via the coding sequence ATGCGTTCCGCATTTCTTGCTTTTGCCTTCCTGATCGCCCTCGGCTGCGAAGCCATGGCCGACCCGCCGATCCTTCCCGATCCCAAGCTCACTCCCGGTGACACCTTTCCCGTCAGCCGAGCCGACCTATGCGTCCCGGGCTACGCAAAGAAGGTTCGGGACGTTCCGTGGGCAGAAAAGCGCGAGCTGCTCCGCCGCTACGGAGTCCCGCTCGCGGACCGGAGCAGCTATGAGATCGACCACTTGATCCCGCTCTCCCTGGGCGGCTCCAACTCGATCCGGAACTTGTGGCCGCAGTCCCGGAGGACGCAGCCTTGGAATGCGGGGAAGAAGGACTTCTTGGAGGACCGTCTCCACCAGCTCGTCTGCTCGGGAAAGGTCGATTTGGCCGAAGCCCAGAAGGCGATTTCCACCAACTGGATCGACGCTTACCAGAAATACATCGGGCAGGGGGGAGGAAGGCGGAAGGAGCGGTCGCGGGTGGGCGAGCCACCCGGGGCGCGGGCCGGCCAGGGCTCTCTTGTCTGGGTCAACACGAGCTCCGGAGCCTACTGGAAGCCCGGATCTTCCTTTTACGGAAAGACCAGGCGGGGGCAATATATGAGCGAGGAGGAGGCTAAGGCCAAGGGCTTCCATCCCGCGCACGGCACGGGAGAATGA